The Primulina huaijiensis isolate GDHJ02 chromosome 6, ASM1229523v2, whole genome shotgun sequence genomic sequence tgatttgttctacaaaaaaaatccaattttttgttattttttgcaAGTTGGCCCCGGTTGGAACCTCTGACCAGCCAAGTTGAGGTTCAAGGCGAGGGGAATCTCCGTTTGATAGTTCTATTTATctgattaatataatttattgttgTATTAGTCGGAAATTTGCTCGATACACATCTAATGATAGTGGTTGTAGGTTATACCGCcatctaataataataacaaatttttaaaaatattttgataaaatacGTTGACCGAGTGAATCACGTTGCTGACAATAATATTTGCATCTAATCAAATATGAATAGATTCAAAATGGTAATTGTATGAAAGTATTGGGGTAGAATAATTAAGGTAAAAATTTGTGCGAGACAATCTAACGGGTCgtatttatgagacggatctcttatttgggtcatccatgaaaaagttttactttttatgctaagagtattactttttattgtgaatatgggtagggttgactcgtctcacagattaagctccgtgagacggtctcacatgagacccactcaataattaatataaacaaaagttcTAGAAATTAGTTAGTAAAAAGATAGATGAAATAATGCATTAATTaaccaaaatataaattttttcacGAGCACAAAGTTCActtaaatacaataaaaatatttatatcatgttCTTATTTTatagtatgtctcttgtgagacggtctcatgaatctttatctgtgagacgggtcaaccctatcgatatccacaataaaaagaaatactcttaacataaaaagtaatatttttcacggatgacccaaataagagattcgtctcacaaactacgacacgtgagaccgtctcacacaaatttttgccgaTACTCAAGAATATATAAATTTGAGAtgttatttacaaaaatgtcaaattcagttattaattatttttaataaaatcattcttAATAATGAAAATTCGTTATTTAATTGGCCGGGAATTTCCTGtcttattcttttatttttagtttcatAATATTTTGGGTTTGTCAAAGAATTTATCTGGTCACCTTCTAGATAATAATAATNTTTTATGAACCTCGAAGTAGTACTTTTCTAGCCATATTAATGTAATGGTAGCCAAACGATGACATGCCAAGTTCCCAACAACCCCTTTGGACAAGGGTGTCCTACTTCATTtgactttatttttattattatttatttttaaaaaatagcttTCATTGGCGGATGGTGCCAACTAAAGTCTATACTCGTAgcaatttgtgaaaaatattatttaaaaattcaaaaacataatattaaattaagcaattttttttttgtttaaaatggaaatatatgattttttgtcTCCACCTTTTTTCCCAAATACATTGACATAAACTCTCATCGTATTACCCAATAATTCGACCTCCACATTGTGCCACGATTAGATTTTCTATATTCGATCATTCATACGTGCGTCCAATCAAtgttacataaaaataataacgaAGCTCTGGATTAGATTCACAAAATGTTCGAACTCGTTATCAACTCTCAGAATATATCTTTACTTCATTGTAGTATCTCATTAATCGATATTACTCCATGTACAAATCCGATGAAAACATTTGTTCGAAAATCGCATCTAAATTCAATCGAGTAAGTTTCATGGAGAACGAGTCGATAAAGATCCCGATTTTGATGGTGGAAATAtaagattttaatttatcactgaaaataattttcatatGGAAGTTATAAAATTAcgattgaaattttatttttgtaaaattatgataaatattattttgtttgattcGACGCACTATAACTTTGTTTTACTTGATTTATTAATTCTCCctaaattttataaatgtttttttattcgGGAATTAAGAGGCACGtgttatattttcaaaatttaaaataaaatgaaaagatATAATTCGTattcagaatcattttttacAATGTTACGGTGGCCCAAGAAGCTCTACagggcccaaacaattcaaaagAGGCCCAGGCCAATTTAGCAGCATACGATTTGTGAAACCTTTGTATGTTTGGATTTATTCAGAAAATTATTCTTGAAAGCGAAATCATTTAATAATAAGTAACTAATTAAGTTTTATTAATTGAGAATTATCCACCACAACTAATCACTTCCAATTTAAGATACGTGGTTCCAaactatattaaaaatatatatttcttctgACACAAAAACTCGAGATCAtatcacatgtcaattttgtgagacagatccagagtcttgaaaaatattaattttgttcaaatcattctTTGAAAAATGCAAAACTTTAATAGTAATTAAAATGATCTGAATTATATTACTAGAAAATTATTATcactacttttatttttattttttaaaaacaaaatgatattttaaaaaaccgccccttatattataatttataggCTTAAACTATAATTATCTCAAGCCACTATAATCATGTAATCATGTACATGAAAAATAgtttattaatattgaaatatacTTGTGTAATATAAGTACTAGATCAATAGTTGCAATTAACTACTAATTTGTATTGTAACCAAATaactaattaatttataataaataaactaataatttagttaattaacGTGACTTATCATAAAATATAACGagcataaatataattaaaaaataatattttgtcgTTACCAAgctaatattaaatttttgataCTAGAAGAACATGTCTCTTATAAGATGATTTCATCTATTTTTATGAGATAGATttcgatttatatttaaaataaaaataaaaatattttaaatataaaatataatattttttaataaattgaatcaaattaaaaatttaatgttatttttattgttggaatattaatataaatatccTAATAACTAATATTTACTTTTATGGATTTTGATTGATACGATTCTATATATCTTTAGGAGCTTCTAGGTTTGATCTATCCAAATCTTGGGACCACAATTTCCTGAACTTTTGCTCCTTACCCATTTCACACACTTGACATTTATCTCTTCCCCGAAAGAATCTGTGCCCACCTTTTATCCCCCAATTCTCGAATCCATTTTGATTTCCCTTTTAATAACTTCTGGATTGGATTTCTTTCTGTTGGTGAAAGGTATTTGTTTTTATCAGGTTTTCTTCGCGTTGATGGTAGAAATTGTTCGTCATATGTTCTTGTTTCGGTGTTGCTAGGAAATCTacttatttttttgtttctttttgcaAGAAAGAGAGAATAATCATTTTTGGGTGGATATGTTATATTTCTGTGCTATTTGGTTGTCCGCTTTTCGTCATTTGTTATGAGGGGAAGCACTATTTGGGTGCTTAACTAGTGGATTGGTTCCGGATTAGGTTTGACCTAGTTAGATTTGCTTACCTGGGTAGATTGTCTCTTTGATGATTGGAAAGAAGATGTAATCTTGGTATTCATGACTTTTGGTTCTTTTAATGTATGTGAAACAGTTAATATCTAGCTGGTATTTGGAAATTCGAGTATATTTAGTTCTATAAAAGTGTTGTATTGTGAACATTGAAGATGAAAAGAGGCAAAGATGAGGAAAAGACGATGGGGCCTATGTTTCCAAGGCTTCATGTTAATGAGATTGAGAAGCGAGGGCCAAGAGCACCACCTAGAAACAAGATGGCCCTTTACGAGCAGCTGAGCATCCCTTCACAAAGATTTACTGGGACAGTGGATTTGGTGTCATCTTCGAGCCAGGTAAATTGGAAACTTCTTCATTTTGTTTGTATTTCACTTcgtaatattttatattgtagTTCTTGCATATTAGGAATCAGCGCTCCTGTAGAATTTCTGATCAATTGGTGTTGAATAGTTTTTAGTCTTGCTAGTGATTGATTAGTCTTGGTCGTAGTTACTAGAGACGAGGCATTTATGGTGTACACATAGGAGAATCGAGCCTAAGTCAAAGGTAAAAGATGTTGCCTGCATCTTTTCAGACTGAAGTGCCATAGGGATAATATATCCTAACTTTGAAAATCATTACATCgcattgaaatattttattttaactctCACACGAAAACATAGCAAATATTTGTTAGTTTATAAGCAAACAAAGATCACCCTTACCTTGCATTTTCCCCCGGATTTACCATACCTACATTTAAGGCGCGTCTAAAGAGGGGCTCGAGCCTTTAAAGCATACCGAAGCTCGTGTTTAACTGTGAATGCACGCCCATGATTTAAGTCCTGAACCTTGACTTGCATCCCGGCTTGAGGGTTGAGTCTCGCCGCACCTTGAGCCTGGACACGTCTTGTAAGATTGTATTAACTGTGGCATTGGTTCTGTTTTGAACAATCGAAAagtattttataattatcgtgTTTCTTTTCTTGACCATTCTCTAACGGTGGATGTTCAGTTCAAGGAATGTAAGATACGCTCGAAAATTGAAACTTGGATTGTGCTTTTGTTGCTTAATAAAGGGCCACTCACTAAGATTTACGTGAATGTCATTTTTGCAACTTGATTTTTGTTGATGCCAACTTGTTTTTGCAGGGTGGTGGAAATGAAAAGGGTATTTTTGTTTCTCGGCAGCTGCTGCCAAGGCATCGATCTGAGAAACAGTACAAGCAATTTTCTGATTCCAGTACTCCGTTGACACTAGTTGATCAAAGAAAGGAATCGGATGATGATGACTTTAGAGTTCCCATTTTCATACACTCCAAATCAAGTGTAGAACATGGTAAATCTACAAATGTTTTTATTGCGGAAAAACCACCCCCCTCCAACTTTTCTCACCTCGATCCCTTGTTCAAGTTCCGAAAAGACAGCATTCAAAACAAAGAGAAATTGAGAGAGCTGGTGGCTGATCCGGATAAAGCTATCTCAAATTCTTCATCTCTATGTCAAAAAACAATAGTTAGCTCACTAGATGGTATTGAAAGATCGAAGAGTGATGGTAGTGTGCAATTAGATGTCTGCCCCGAGTTTCAACCTGTTAGCGATATGCATGATTCTGAAGTATGTGGCGAGCATATATCCACCATGAATAAAAGAATTTCTTCTGTTATGACTAGAGATATTAGTTATGGCTCAAAACCTAATAAAGATCAGCCAAGGGTTAACACTATGTCTGAAACTTACATTACTGATACTATAGCCGGACTGGAGATAACACCGGATGATGTCGTTGGCATAATTGGTCAGAAACGGTTTTGGAAAGCCAGGCGGGCAATTGTCAAGTAAGTTGTTATACATTTTGGATGAGATTTTCACATTTTACTGAAATGGATGCTACTTTGCTGACTTCACTGGAATTCTAGTTGGCAGTGACGCCTATATATATATGGAGAAAATTCATAAAATGTAAAGGCAAAAAGATGTTCTtcaaagtgtgtgtgtgtgtacacCAATAGGCGAGGCTTACCTCATTGGTGGGCACGGGatgtacaattttgatatgcttCACTACATCTAATGTTGAGTGTCACTTGGACAATAGTTGAACAACATATCAGAACTCTctctatgtgtgtgtgtgtgtgtgtgtgtgtggagaAATTCATAAAATGTAAAGGCAAAACGATACTCTTCAAAGTTTCCATTTTGATTTCCTTCATTGCAAGGACTACATTGTGCTAATGGGCTCAatgctttattattttttctgccAAGCCTAACCAATTTTCCGCTCTTTGGTTATGTTAATGCAGTCAACAAAGGGTGTTTGCTGATCAAGTATTTGAATTGCATAGATTAATGAAGGTTAGAGTTGTCAACTGGTTTCaagattaatattatatatttgtgacCTTTCTTGTGATTTAATTTGGTTTAATGAATGATAAAGCTTTACGTATTAACTTTTTATCAGGTCCAGAAATCTATCGCCACATTGCCGCATTTTTTGCTAGAGGATGTTGTCCGTATAAGCAAACCTGTGAAGGCTTTGACAGAAAATAAAGTTCCCTTGGATTGTCCCAATAAAGCTCTTCCCAGTGTTTCCAATCCAAAAGGTGACTCGAAAAAGCCTGTCACTGAAGAAGGTTCAGCTGAAAATTCTATCGCGAAATCGTATTTATCTTCTGTTCAAAACAATGTGTTGCCTCCAAACTACAGAATTACTTGCAATCAAGCTAGACCATGGTCTTTTAATCAACCACATGGCCCACAATGGTTGGTTCCTGTTATGTCCCCTTCCGAAGGACTGGTATACAAACCATATCCTGGCCCTGGCTATGTGGGTCCAGCGATTCCTAGCAATAATTTCATGACTCCAGCATATGGAGTTCCTGCTATACACGCACAGTACCAATTACCATCTTTTCAATCCCCCAGTTCTCACCCCTACTTTCCAGCTTTCGGGATGCCTGTCATGAGTACAACTTCTTTATCCAGTTCTTCCGTTGAACAAGTGAATCAGCCGTCTATACCAGGGCAATTCCAGTTAGCCAATCTGTCCAGCCAGAGGAACAATTCTGTGCCGGGCCGGGAAAACTTGCAGTTACCCGAGGATATTGAAGTACAAGGTAGCACAGCAAGCAGTCCAACTGAAAGAGTGAAGAGTAGTGGGTCAGGCAGTGTCTTGGATAAAACAAGCGTGCTTCGACTTTTTCCCACGTCTCCAACCGAACCTGAATGCCCCCCCAGTCTCCCTCGGGTGATTAAGGTTGTTCCTCACAAGGCAGGATCTGCGACTGAATCTGTTGCTAGAATTTTTCGGTCCATTCAAGAAGAGAGAAAACACCATGATTCATTGTAGGCCTTGTCATTTCCTGCCTGATTCACACCATCTGGGTGTTTGGAATTAGAGTTTTTCAGTTGTTCTGCCTGTTATTTTATTAACTGAACTTTATCTTATAAAGATGAATCTCTACAGATGTAATGGATGAATTATGACTGAAGAAGTTTTCTGTAATCTATATGTTGTTACATTAGATAACTGAAGGTGAGGTATTATTTTTGTAatccatcttttaatttttgttctgGCTGGCCTTTTTTCCTCAGTTCTTTTGTGTTCTCTAGTTTTCGTTGTAATCTGTCTTTTCTAATTATGAtttcttcgtaaatattttgaagTTAGGTTACTTCTAGTGTGTTTCATTCAGTTTTTCCTTGTAGCAAAGGCACACAATTCTAATAAGAAGTATAGTTaaaacaaaatcataaaataccTTTCTTACATCTAACCAATAGCTTATGCAGCTCGTGATAACATCACATCAATAATGTAATACTCGCACATATTTTTCGGTGTCAATCAACTATTATAATGTGTTCAtccttttaaaataataattggtTAATTGTTTGATTGA encodes the following:
- the LOC140979865 gene encoding protein HEADING DATE 3B-like; the encoded protein is MKRGKDEEKTMGPMFPRLHVNEIEKRGPRAPPRNKMALYEQLSIPSQRFTGTVDLVSSSSQGGGNEKGIFVSRQLLPRHRSEKQYKQFSDSSTPLTLVDQRKESDDDDFRVPIFIHSKSSVEHGKSTNVFIAEKPPPSNFSHLDPLFKFRKDSIQNKEKLRELVADPDKAISNSSSLCQKTIVSSLDGIERSKSDGSVQLDVCPEFQPVSDMHDSEVCGEHISTMNKRISSVMTRDISYGSKPNKDQPRVNTMSETYITDTIAGLEITPDDVVGIIGQKRFWKARRAIVNQQRVFADQVFELHRLMKVQKSIATLPHFLLEDVVRISKPVKALTENKVPLDCPNKALPSVSNPKGDSKKPVTEEGSAENSIAKSYLSSVQNNVLPPNYRITCNQARPWSFNQPHGPQWLVPVMSPSEGLVYKPYPGPGYVGPAIPSNNFMTPAYGVPAIHAQYQLPSFQSPSSHPYFPAFGMPVMSTTSLSSSSVEQVNQPSIPGQFQLANLSSQRNNSVPGRENLQLPEDIEVQGSTASSPTERVKSSGSGSVLDKTSVLRLFPTSPTEPECPPSLPRVIKVVPHKAGSATESVARIFRSIQEERKHHDSL